In one Silene latifolia isolate original U9 population chromosome 10, ASM4854445v1, whole genome shotgun sequence genomic region, the following are encoded:
- the LOC141607479 gene encoding protein FAR1-RELATED SEQUENCE 5-like has product MTEVQKQFVTKVKVLKLGGVKAYRGWKELCRGYDNIGATEVDFKNFARDIKTYIGNFDAQMFVENLIERKDTCNATYGTNKYDMVFVPFTGVDHHKRCITFGAGLIGDESIECYTWLFKTFLEAMGGCQPRIIITDQDKSMKSVVPEVFKESTHAYVSMSGLMRVTSRSESENSFFDGFLTPHLTLVEFWVCYESALEAQRHKQSKLNSDNKHSEIPRKTKSNVEVHASEMYSHNIFKDFQIELVADFVDCRFKDVEKIDETKIYILTDLRMPNKSWNVAYSPDNMEITCSVLCFERMGLLCSIAFGFYTTKIFRKYKNST; this is encoded by the exons ATGACAGAGGTACAGAAGCAATTTGTCACAAAGGTAAAGGTGCTAAAACTAGGTGGTGTGAAAGCCTATAGAGGTTGGAAGGAGCTGTGTCGAGGTTATGACAACATTGGGGCTACTGAGGTTGATTTCAAAAACTTTGCCAGGGATATAAAAACCTACATTGGTAATTTTGATGCACAAATGTTTGTTGAAAATCTTATTGAGAGAAAAGACACATGCA ATGCTACATATGGAACAAACAAGTACGACATGGTGTTTGTGCCTTTCACAGGAGTTGATCACCACAAAAGGTGCATAACGTTTGGAGCTGGGTTGATAGGTGATGAAAGTATTGAGTGTTATACATGGCTGTTCAAGACATTTTTGGAAGCAATGGGCGGGTGCCAACCGAGAATTATAATTACTGATCAGGATAAATCAATGAAGTCGGTAGTCCCGGAAGTGTTTAAGGAGTCAACACACGCAT ATGTTTCAATGTCTGGCTTGATGAGGGTTACTTCTAGGTCTGAGAGTGAAAACAGTTTCTTTGACGGGTTCCTCACACCTCATTTGACCCTTGTTGAGTTTTGGGTGTGCTATGAGAGTGCCTTGGAAGCACAAAGACACAAGCAGTCCAAATTGAACAGTGACAACAAACACTCTGAAATCCCACGGAAAACAAAGTCAAACGTTGAAGTCCATGCTTCTGAAATGTACTCGcacaacattttcaaagactTCCAAATAGAATTGGTTGCGGACTTTGTCGATTGCCGTTTTAAAGATGTggagaagattgatgagacaaaaatatatattctaacAGACTTGCGGATGCCAAATAAGTCATGGAACGTAGCATATTCACCAGATAACATGGAGATTACTTGTTCTGTTCTATGTTTCGAGAGAATGGGCTTGTTGTGCAGCATCGCCTTTGGATTCTACACAACCAAGATTTTCAGAAAATACAAGAACAGTACATAA